The Montipora capricornis isolate CH-2021 chromosome 3, ASM3666992v2, whole genome shotgun sequence genome includes the window ACCATGGCTGTGGGCCATCGCTGGGCAGCTACATATAATTTCCATTTGGGACAAATACATCTGCCTAGGGAGGAACGGACGGTAAGGTACAAATCAGCAACTGAGCGGGAAACTGAACGAAACGATAGCACGATGAATACCATATGACACGTGATCGTTGTGCACAATATATATTAGGTCATTAACTTCTATTAACAAATTAATACACAAAATCGTTTTTTGTAACTTAAAAGAAGATTAATTACTTGACTTTGACTGAGGTGTCTGTTGGACGTTGTTGAtggaaataacttctttttcttttgcattttaatcTTAAGTGAAATCACAATCTGTTTATGATGTCAAGATCTTTTGGCCAAGCAGGAGATTTGCGGAGCCACgaaagagtgcatactggagagataccttatgaatgcaaacaatgtggtaaaTTTTTTAGCCGAGCAGGAAgcttaaagatacatgaaagagtccatactggagagaagccttataacTGCCAAcattgtggcaagtgttttagcgaagCTGGAAGCTTAAAGAAACATGGAAGAGTCCATACTAGAGAGAAACCttgtgaatgcaaacaatgtggtaagTGTTTTACCGAAGCAGGACATTTAAGAGCACataaaagagtccatactggagagaagccttataacTGCCAAcattgtggcaagtgttttagcgaagCTGGAAGCTTAAAGAAACATggaagagtccatactggagagaaacgtTATGAATGCAAGCAATGTGGTAAGTGTTTTACCGAAGCAGGACATTTAAGAGCACataaaagagtccatactggagagaagctttataaatgcaaacaatgtggtaactgttttagccaagcaggagatttgaggagacacgaaagagtccatactggagagaagccttacaaaTGCGAACAATGTGGTAAATTTTTTAGCCGAGCAGGAAGCTTaaagacacatgaaagagtccatactggagagaaaccttatgaatgcaaacaatgtggcaagtgttttagcaaAGCAGGAAACTTAAAGAGACATGacagagtccatactggagagagaccttatgaatgcaaacaatgtggcaagtgttttagccaagcaggagatttgaggagacacgaaagagtccataccggagagaagccttacaaatgcaaacaatgtggcaagtgcttTAGCGTTGCAAGtaatttaaggacacatgaaagagtgcatTCTGGAGAAAAATCTTCTGAATGCAAaaaatgtggcaagtgttttcgCCAAGCAAAacatttaaggacacatgaaagagtccatgctggagagaagccttatgaatgcaaacaatgtggcaagtgttttagccatgCAGGAGATTTGAGGAAACACGAAAGAGTCCATGCTAGAGAGAAGCGTTACAAACGTAAGCCAAAAGGAAACTTTCTTCGCAACAAAAAAAGTGTCAGGAAACATGAAAAAGCACTAGGACGTTCTAAAAGTGCAGGTGAACACGAAGTACAGATCCATCGCCCCTGCACTCGACAGGAACATAGTTCAAACCAGGGTGAAAATTACAGCTGTTGGCTTTGCCAAGAGGAGTTGTGCAGCGAGGAGCTTCTTCTTGCACACTATCAAAATCATATGACGTTTGAGGAGCCATCAACTTAAAGTAGTTGGGTGGCTTTTTAATGAATTTTGTTTAAGACTGAAAGTTTTCGTTCGTCGGCTATAATGGTGTTgcgtttgtaaatttaaaaagccTTCCATTTCCTCGTTGTTAGGTTTCGTTCGACGTTACTCCGCCGCCATATGCGTTCAGTTTTTTTCTAAGGTGCATTCTTTAAATGTCTAAAcacagctttttttttcttttttttttttggaggggtggggggggggggggtggttttTCCAGTTCAAGCTATTGTAAATGCCCTTTTATGTGtttcaaaatagtattttaaaggTTCCCCTAGAAACAACGACTTTTTGTAACCAACGGGCCTCTTTAACCCCAGGCagcttaaggacagtgcctacaaGTGTtaatgcgcatacgttctgcgcctctcaagatacttggatttcctatcggtgatgcttactaatacagggatagttttgcgcggtttaaaacaatccggagaaagtagatcttagtaagtactcttggtatccaaaaagaacattgggggtaaccatgcatttttgagagataattaagcttcaatttgagaaagaacgctatacattgctttgtattttaaagatttttacaaatattattcatgaattatgtttgaaaaatgcgtggtaacccccaattttcttttttaatttcaataacacttgttaagatctacatttcctgcataatcacacaccggggcaaaaatatctttaattagtaggcaccgtctttaaaaTCCCCGGCAGCAATGCTCGGCTACATAGCAGCGTAACGCACAATTTATATGGTTTATGGGAAAACAATTTGCAAGTTCTATCCTAAAGAGAAGATAAGAAATTCCTTTCCGGAAAAGTGCCTATTCACAAACTACCCCCGATCTTTGTCTTATAAGTCTAATTGATCCGAAGGAACCGTTATTTGCCAGTGAGCTATATGTTTTGATTTTGACACCGTCGATGGTTCCCGAGAGGAATCAACGGGAAATACTAACGACCTCGGGACCACTAAGCATATCACCTCTCTTAAGTCGTGCCAAACTTAAACCATTTT containing:
- the LOC138040711 gene encoding zinc finger protein 709-like — its product is MSRSFGQAGDLRSHERVHTGEIPYECKQCGKFFSRAGSLKIHERVHTGEKPYNCQHCGKCFSEAGSLKKHGRVHTREKPCECKQCGKCFTEAGHLRAHKRVHTGEKPYNCQHCGKCFSEAGSLKKHGRVHTGEKRYECKQCGKCFTEAGHLRAHKRVHTGEKLYKCKQCGNCFSQAGDLRRHERVHTGEKPYKCEQCGKFFSRAGSLKTHERVHTGEKPYECKQCGKCFSKAGNLKRHDRVHTGERPYECKQCGKCFSQAGDLRRHERVHTGEKPYKCKQCGKCFSVASNLRTHERVHSGEKSSECKKCGKCFRQAKHLRTHERVHAGEKPYECKQCGKCFSHAGDLRKHERVHAREKRYKRKPKGNFLRNKKSVRKHEKALGRSKSAGEHEVQIHRPCTRQEHSSNQGENYSCWLCQEELCSEELLLAHYQNHMTFEEPST